The following are encoded in a window of Bacillus sp. SORGH_AS_0510 genomic DNA:
- a CDS encoding YqzL family protein: MMDFTWKVFLQTGNIDTYLLFKELEKENQEIPGNLNEELAQIDFPVS; the protein is encoded by the coding sequence ATGATGGATTTTACGTGGAAAGTATTCCTCCAAACAGGCAATATTGACACATATCTTCTCTTTAAAGAACTAGAGAAGGAAAACCAAGAAATACCCGGAAATCTGAATGAAGAGCTAGCACAAATCGATTTTCCCGTTTCATAA
- the recO gene encoding DNA repair protein RecO has protein sequence MLQKCEGIVIRTTDYGETNKIVTLFTREWGKIGVMARGAKKPNSRLSSITQLFTHGYFLVQRGTGLGSLQQGEIATSLRTIGEDIFLTAYASYIVELTDKCTEEKKPNPFHFELLLQTLNYMNEGYDPDILMHIYEMKMLNVMGLYPVLNQCSVCGSTDGHFSFSIREGGFICHRCVEKDPYHMKLSPAAVKLLRLFYYFDLSRLGNISVKPETKAELKSVINTYYDEYSGLHLKTKKFLQSMDHFRNLL, from the coding sequence ATGCTTCAAAAGTGTGAAGGCATCGTCATTAGAACGACAGATTATGGTGAAACCAATAAAATTGTAACTTTATTTACGAGGGAATGGGGGAAGATTGGTGTTATGGCTAGAGGCGCTAAAAAGCCCAATAGCCGTCTTTCTTCCATTACCCAGCTATTTACACATGGCTATTTCTTAGTACAAAGAGGCACAGGATTAGGCAGTCTGCAACAAGGTGAGATTGCAACTTCATTACGAACAATAGGTGAAGATATTTTTTTAACGGCATATGCGAGTTATATTGTTGAGTTAACGGATAAATGTACCGAAGAGAAAAAACCAAACCCTTTTCATTTTGAATTGCTCTTACAAACATTAAACTATATGAATGAAGGATATGATCCTGATATTCTTATGCATATCTATGAAATGAAAATGTTGAATGTAATGGGATTATATCCGGTCTTGAATCAATGTTCCGTTTGCGGAAGCACAGACGGACATTTTTCTTTTTCTATTCGTGAAGGTGGATTTATCTGCCACCGATGTGTAGAAAAAGATCCATATCATATGAAGTTATCACCTGCTGCCGTTAAGTTATTAAGGCTATTTTATTATTTTGATCTTTCGAGGCTTGGAAATATTTCCGTTAAACCAGAAACAAAGGCAGAGCTAAAAAGTGTGATTAATACTTATTATGATGAGTATTCAGGACTTCATTTAAAAACCAAGAAATTCCTTCAATCCATGGACCATTTTCGTAATCTATTATGA